TTACGTTATGGAATGAATGATCTTTCAGCATTATATACTCATAATCCACTTAAGATTTCAGAACATCCCAATAATATATTGTCGTACAGTCAAATTAGATTTACAAGAAAAATATCATATGAAATCGGTAAAAGAATATTAAACAAATCTGATTTGAATGAAGCCGAGATAAATGCAATGAAGTTAATGATAATTCAACCTTATTTAAAGTCAAATGCGAAAATATTCATAACCGAAAACCCTCTGATTCTTAAATGTAAGGAAAAATTTTATCATATAATAGATTATCCTCCAATTATTGTTAATTTAGAGATAGCTAAAGAGATTATTGGATTATATATGAGATATAAAAATAATTATGATATTAATATCAATTCCGACAATATTAACATAAACTTTCCAATTAATAAACATGAATTTTATGAAAATTCCTTATTATTAAAGATTTCAAATTTGCCATTTAGATCAGATAACTTTGGAGATCTTACCAAACCATTAATCAACCGTTTTTTATATCTTTTAATGAGTTTAGATGAGATAGGGATTCAACATTATAATGGTACAGATAGAACTTCAATGTTCAACAGTTTATATCATTTTAATTATTTTTTATCACTAATAACAGGAATTTTTGATAATCTAGCCATTATTACAAAAAATAAATACGAAATATTTGCAGAAACGAATAATGACATCACATTAAATCCCAAAAATTCTAAAAAAATCATTTTGAAAGGCATTAAACAGAAGAATGAATCTCTTTACAAACATTTAGTATATTATTCAGAATTTATTGGGCTTATTCATGAATTAAGAAATACAATCATGCACAATGAAATGCTTGAAAATGGTGCATTTCATAAAAACCCTTATGTAGTTGCTAAAGGGGTAAAAATACCAAATAAAATATTTAAAAAACTTAAAATGTGTCCAAATGATTTGGATAAATCAAAAAAACATGAATTTTGGGGAGTTTTAACTGTAGATTCAAATAATAATGGCTATGTAGATTTATTTAAATTTACAAAATCATCTTGTATCGAACTTTTTAGATTTACAAATACTTATATGGAATTGATTGGGCAAAATAATTTTATTATGGTTTTAAAAAAAGAAAAATCATCTTATCCTGAATTTTTAGAATTATTTGAGAAAAATAAATTTGACTTAGTTCTCTAGATAAAATTATTTCGTAATATATATCTATAACGAAGTTCAATAAATATTTAAAAAACTTCAATAAATAATATAAAACTTTAAAACCACCTAAAACATACAAGTGACTATAGGTGAAATCATGCCAGAAAACAAAACTAGAGGCAGACCCAAAGCAAAAGAAAAGATGGAACAAATTACAATCAAGTTACCACCCAAGATGTTAGAAGGATTAAGAGAATTATCAGATGAGAGCTACAATCCTATGAGTTATCATATTCGCCAAGCTTTAGCAGAATATTTAAGAAAAAAATAAACATTAATCCTGTAAGTATAATTGAACTCCAAGATAACTCTCTTCTAATTGATCACATCTAAATTTAAATAACACTATATTATTACCTCAAAATATCTTGTTTAATATAATTGGAATTGATTAAATGATGGTTAATGAGGTTTTTAAGCTTATTTAAAAGATTAAGATTCCAACTGACAAAAAGTTAAAGGATTAAGATTATTAATATTATAACTTCTGCATATTTCTAGAATCTTAAATAGTAAATAATAAATTATAGTTTTTAATGATTTATGTTTAATGGGGTTTTTTAAAATGAATCAGTTTAAAAAGGTGACTGAAATTGTATTGTAAAGAGTGTGGGGCTGAAATAGAGAATGGAAAGTTCTGTAGTGAATGTGGTACAAGTATAAATTCTACTAAAAAAAAGGAAGGATCTGAAAAGAAAACGACTAAAAAATTAAAAGTATGGGAATCGGTTGCATTACTTATCTTACTTCCACTTGCGTTATATTGGATATTGGGAATTTTATTTGCAGTTGCTGGTCTTATAATCGCTGTAATTTATATTTTGTATAATGATCATCAATCAAAAGGTGGTTAAATGTATTGTAAAGAGTGTGGAGCTAAAATAGAAGATGGTAAGTTTTGTAGTGAATGTGGAGCTAATCTAAAACCAGTACCCCCAAAACAAAAAGAAAGACAACCTGTTAGTGTTCATACTGCAGATATTTTATTAACACTAATAATTCCAATATTAGGAATATTTATTGGGATTGATTATTTATTAAAGAATAAAGGGGAAGGAGAGAGGGGAATAGGTATTATTATTTTAAGTTTATTTTTAATTCTTATTTATGGAGCAATTCTAATTATGATTGGAATAAGGATATAACATAGTTTACAAGTTATCATTTTGTAGATAATGATAATACATGATAAATCTTTACACTTGCAATTTTGATAAAGGTGTATATAAAGGCATCGGTTTAAGTGTATATTTTGATTATATCAACAGTAACGATCAAGTAAACAAATACCTTATCAATAAACCCTTCATTTTATAGAGGTTGTATGTTTTACTAAAAAGTAGCTACTGGAACATACTCTAACCCCATAACACATATTTTAAAATAATCAAACAAGCTTCTAATCCTATTAGTTGGGTTCATTTAATTAGAGTTGTTCACGTGAATACTTATTAAAAAATTAGCTAAATTTCAGTAAATAAATGTTAAAAATCGAGTTTTCAAACCTAGAAGATTTTTGCAGTTCTTCGAAAGTGCGGTTACTACACTCAAAGTTGTTAGTAAATCCAATCTAATTAGGATAGCAATAACTGAATATATCATGAAATATAAGGAATTATTAGAGTAATTATATTATTAAAATGGGGTTTTTTGATGGTTAAATGTCCTAAATGTGGGTCAAAAAATGATAATATTAATGATTTTTGTTTAGAATGTGGAAATAATTTAAAATCATTAGAAACTACTAAATTCAATAAAAAAGCTATATTGCTCGGAATTATTACTCTATTTTTTTTACTAATAATCAGAACTTTAATTCATTTTGATACGTTATTTTTATATACCATTTCCATGATGTTTATTTTTTTCGTAAGTGGAGTTATTACAGGGTATACTGCTAATAAACTATATATTAGTAGTTCAATTATGAATGGGTTAATTGTAGGGATCATATTTAGTATAGTTGGTCTTATAATCTTACAAACCATATATCCTATACTCTATGGTTATACTTACTTCATTTTCTTATTATTCGCAATGTTTTGTGGGATAGGAGGAGGTTTAGGAGGTTATATAAAAATTCAAATGAAATTAAAAAAAACTTCGGGATTTGGGGAGAATAAATAAGATTAATTATTTGGAGGGAATGAAAATGAAAAAATTGTTAATGGGTGGAATTTTCTTGATTTTAGCAGTTGTTTTAGTAAGTGGTTGCACGAGTAGTGGAAATAATACACAAACAGCAGCACCAATAAATGTCACAAATGTAACAGCAGGTCCAGGTGAATTTGGTATGTATACCGTGACTGCTGCAATAACTCCTAATGAGAATTTAGATTATCTTGAAATGGTAGCAATATGGTATGATTCAAGCAATGCTGTTATTCAAACATCTTCTCTACTCTGGAATGTCAATAATCCGCAAGCAGGACAAGTTTACAAAGCTAAAGGTGAAGATTCATTATATCAGAAGGGCACACCTACAAGAGTAGAAATATATATCTTTGATTCCGTATTTAGTGGTGGAGATACTTCCAAGGCAATATATCACCATACAGTTACTTTCAAATGATTATAAATCATTATTGGAAAAATAATCAATTTTTTTTAATTTTAATAAATATCTTTAATCTTGGAAAATACTTAATCTGAATATTTTGTCCTTTAAGTTTGAATCTCTAGGCTTTTTTCTTTTATTTCAATGCAAATGGGCAATATTAGTAATTCAAATTTAATTAAAATAACAAATAACTAATATTCATGAAAATACGTAACCATACCCAAAGCGGCAATTAACGACTACGCCGGCAACAACTTAGCAGCTAAATACACCTAAAAATTCAAAACAGGGGCATAAAAAACCTACTACTTTTTCCTTTTTTATTTTAAATGATATTATTTGAAAAATGGGGTTATACTCATACTCAAATCGCATGGATATACTATGAATTGATGTATAAAATTGCTTAAAAGTATTATAAAATATTTGAGAAACATAGTAGAAATTCAAATTCTCTGATGTGAAAAAGTCACATAATCCCTTTTTATTAAATGTATTTTATTATTTTGTAATAACAAGTCATAAAATATAAGTTTACCAATTAAAACTTGGATATCATCATGATTTCAAAAAAAGAATAAAAATGTAGATGTTAGAACGAATGGGTTACAGATGCAACTCCAAATTCTGCAGAAGTGCTTTGAGTTTCTACAGGATTACCTCCATCTAATATTTGAACTGTTAAAGTTCCTGTACCATTGTCATGTTTTTGGAAATTAGTTGATACTATCCCCGGATTCTCGCCTAATGGAAACTTTTGTGGGCCTGTACCTTCTACTGATCTAGTACCGGTAGAATCGGCAATAGCGCCCGTCCAAGGACCAGAATAACTCACACTAATTTCTACTTGACTACTACTACTCGAGGTAGGAGTGGTTGATTGGGGAGTAGTTGCTTGATTTGTTGTAGTGGGTAAGTTTGTTGTAGTCTTATCTGGAGTGAACATTCCTGTTATCCCTGCTATCAGAATTAATCCTAAACAACAAACACCTAATATACTCGCTACTTTGATACCATTAGATTGTTCATTCCAAGTTTTTAATATCCCCTCTTTAGATTCTTGGTTTTTATTAGAAATAGGTGGTTTTGGTGGTATTCTCAATAATTTTTTACATGATTTACACAATCGTGCATTTTCAGGATTTTCTGTACCACATTTAGGACAAGTAACTGTTTTTTCCATTTTTTTCTTGTTATTACCAATGCTTCCAAGATTTTCTACATGATTTAATTTTCCTCCACAATCACATTTGAGTTCAAAATCGTCTGGAGATTCTCCTTGTTGTAATTCATAGTAACCTCCACATTTTTCACATACTAAATACCCCATTAAAAACCCCCTTTACTAAGTATAAAATATTTAATTGCTTTAATAAGAATAGCGAACCCAATTCCTCCAATTAATCCAGAAATGAATCTAACTTTATTATTACTCTCTCTAAAACCAGATAATTGTGTTGTACCATCTATAAAGGTTGGAATTATCATCAAAAATCCAAGAATAATTAATAGTGAGGTATACTCTACAAAATTGAAATATACATAAGTAAAATAAGAAAATGCACCTAGATATAAACCTGTACATCTTGAACAAACTGGAAAATAGTATCCTTGGATATTAAATGATCGTTCAGGGATACGATGGCATATAAACTGAGTAAAAAACGTCAAAAAATGAATTTTCAGTGATATTCTATTTAACGACCACATCATAACTCCTTGAAAAATCTTCTAGAACATTTATGATATTGCATTTTAATAATATTACATATAATATTTGATAGTGTTACTCTTATATAAATTAATTGAAATGTTTTGGATATTTATAATTTTATTTCGTTATATGGAAGTTTAACGAAGTAGCTTATTTTAGATATATTTATTTATAAATAAACTTAAAAAACATTATATAATATATGTTCCGTAGATATTAAATGAGGTATCAACATGAATGAAAAACCAATCTTTAAGCAATTGAACTTTAAACTATCAGAAAAACAACTCGAAGACTTGGAAAAACTATCATCTGCAATGGGTAATGTTTCTAAATCAAACTTGATTAGAATTGCAATAACTGAATATATAATGAAATATAATGAGTTATTAGAGTAGTATAGAAGGTTACAAATTTAATCCCAACCTTTTTTTTCAAGATTTTCTGGAATAACTCCGCACATGTTTTCCTTAATTACAGGATATAACTTATTTATAGATCCAAATCGAAAAGTAAGGTAATCTTCATTTATGAGATACATAATTATCTCTTTGGTTAGTACTCCCCTCTTTTTAACATCTACTATTTTATCCCATTCAATTTTGACATCTTTAGCGTATTTTTTTCCAAAACTGATTTTCAGTCCTTTTTTATGTGTAGAAACATAACCATCCATTTGTTTATGTAATATGTTACCACTTGTGGCGGCGAAACCAACAAATCCCATTAATAATGTTGCAGTAGCTTTTGATTCTGCACTCCTTTCTTGAACTACTGGAATAGTAACAGTAAATTTAAGTGGATTATCAAGCATTTTAATTGTTTTAGGGGTATGAATGTTCAAACCATTATGTTTAGACAGGGATGTAGTTTTAGGAGGTTCATTTGTAGAACTGACTCCAATTGGATTTCCACACTCACTACAAAAATTGGCAGTTTCTTCCATTATATGACCGCATTGATTACATTTAACCATTTAGCCACCACATTTGTTTAATTGTTGTCAATAAAAATTAAATATTACATATATTATTTGATAGTGTTACTTATTATTTAAATAAATTGAAATTTATTATTATATAAGTCATAACGAAATAATCTGAAACTTAACAGAAAAACAATCAAAAGACCTTGAAAAACTATCAACTGCAATGGGTAATGTTAGTAAATCTAATTTAATTAGGATAGCAATAACAGAATATATAATGAATATAGACTGTATATAAAATTGTAAGATGCTATAATATATTCTCTGGGATGTTTTTTCATGGTAAAACAAGAAAAATTTAAAATAAGCTCAAAAATTCCTTCAGAAATCAGAGTATACCGACAAAAAATCGATAAAATAGTAAAGTTAGAACATAGATATTGGAAGGAAATTCAGAAAAAAAAATCATTATTTAAAGAAATTGATGCAGATTTAGACAGAAAAATTGAGTCGATTTTCCCTTCTAATGTTTCTATTCGAATTTATGCATGTAAAAATGGTATAATCTTATTAAGATATATAGAATTTAATATGCCTACAAAATTCCAAATTTTTTACTCTCTTACACCCTTGGAAACTTTCATGAATGCCGTGCCCATCCCTACTGAATCCGGAGAGTTTCTCATTCCAATGCCTCTTGGAGAAAATTATCAGTTTATAAATTGTATATTTAATAATGTAACAATTAAATGGCTTAATATAAGTTCTTATTTATATGGTAATAGTAATTTAATTGAAATTGAAGATGCACTAACTGATTTAGATATATATGTGAATGGAATGCTTAATAATTCCCATTTTGAGGTTGGAGTCACGAAACAAGAGGATAAAAAAAATATTATAAAAGTTTTTAAAGAAAAACTTAAAGAATTTGAAGAATTATTAAAAAAAGCACAAGTTGAAGAGGATATACAAAAATTTCTAAACAAGAACCCACTTCTAATTCAACCCCACTCAAAAAAAATACCAAAACAAAAATTAGGAGAAGATTGGGTAACAGACTTTGTTTTGATTAATATTCTTGATCAAGGGCACAAATACACTTTTGTAGAAATAGAAAAATCGGATATGCCTATTTTAACTAAAAATAATGAATTTACGTCAAAATTTAAACATGCTGAAAAACAGATTTTGGATTGGGATATTTGGTTAGAAAAAAATCTAAATTATATAAAAAATAAATTAAAAAGTTTTGAATACCCTCCAGATTATCTGATTATAGGTGGAAGATCTAAGGATATGGGAGAAAATGAGAAACAATATATTAAAGCATATAATCGTAAAAACGATATTACCTTTTTAACTTACGACGATCTTTTAAAAAGAGCTGAAGAATTTGTAAAAAGCTTAGAGGATAATTAACTTCATGAATATTAAGAATGAGTATGTTATAAATTATTAGAATAGCAATAACTGAATATATTATGAAATATCAAGTGTTGCTGGAAGACGTGGTATAATACAATATTAATAATAAATTGGATAATAAGTAGGAAGGATTATGATGTATTGTCAAGAATGTGGAACTGAAATCAAAGAAGGAAATTTCTGTAAAAAATGTAATAAAGATATTAAACTCAAAACTCCTAATAATAAAATCAATTCCAATAAAGAGATAAAAAATAAGTTAGCTTCTAGAAGAAAAGAAGTAAATAAAAATCTTAAACCTGCACCAAAAATAACTCGAAAAGAAATTATTATTGCAGTGGTTTGTCTTTTAGTTTTAGTGGGAATAGTAGTGTTGGGAGGGGCTTTTTTTCAAATTTTTAAAGGCTAATAGTTAGTATGATTGGGGGTATGGTTTATTAATGGTTAAATGTCCTGAATGTGGGTCAAAAAATGATAATGGTAATGTTTATTGTTCTGAGTGTGGTAACAATCTAAAAATATTATCCAAAACCAGTAATTTTAATAAAAAAGCTATATTGTTAGGGATTATCATTCTATATTTTCTATTGACTATTTCTGGAAACTTAAAATTTAATAATTTACCCATGATATTGATAAGTATTATATTAAGTTATTTTATAAGTGGTTTTATTACAGGTTATACAGCCGACAGACTATATACAAGAAGTTCCATCCTAAATGGTTTAGTTGTGGGAATTATAATAACTATCCCTATGTCTATACTTGTTTCTGAACTTGCATCAGATTATGATCCAGAATTTACTTATTATTCATTTATTTTTCTTTTGTTAATGATTTTTCTTTGTGGATTAGGAGGAGGTTTAGGAGGTTATATTAAGTTAAAGAAAAATCTGGGAAAAAGTAAAGAAGTAATGATTTAAAATAACTGAATATATAAAGACCTGTTGGAAGGGATTTAAAGTCTCAATAAATTTTAAATTTATT
This is a stretch of genomic DNA from Methanobacterium spitsbergense. It encodes these proteins:
- a CDS encoding ribbon-helix-helix domain-containing protein, with amino-acid sequence MPENKTRGRPKAKEKMEQITIKLPPKMLEGLRELSDESYNPMSYHIRQALAEYLRKK
- a CDS encoding zinc ribbon domain-containing protein, with the protein product MYCKECGAEIENGKFCSECGTSINSTKKKEGSEKKTTKKLKVWESVALLILLPLALYWILGILFAVAGLIIAVIYILYNDHQSKGG
- a CDS encoding zinc ribbon domain-containing protein, yielding MYCKECGAKIEDGKFCSECGANLKPVPPKQKERQPVSVHTADILLTLIIPILGIFIGIDYLLKNKGEGERGIGIIILSLFLILIYGAILIMIGIRI
- a CDS encoding Ig-like domain-containing protein; this encodes MGYLVCEKCGGYYELQQGESPDDFELKCDCGGKLNHVENLGSIGNNKKKMEKTVTCPKCGTENPENARLCKSCKKLLRIPPKPPISNKNQESKEGILKTWNEQSNGIKVASILGVCCLGLILIAGITGMFTPDKTTTNLPTTTNQATTPQSTTPTSSSSSQVEISVSYSGPWTGAIADSTGTRSVEGTGPQKFPLGENPGIVSTNFQKHDNGTGTLTVQILDGGNPVETQSTSAEFGVASVTHSF
- a CDS encoding DUF2085 domain-containing protein gives rise to the protein MMWSLNRISLKIHFLTFFTQFICHRIPERSFNIQGYYFPVCSRCTGLYLGAFSYFTYVYFNFVEYTSLLIILGFLMIIPTFIDGTTQLSGFRESNNKVRFISGLIGGIGFAILIKAIKYFILSKGGF
- a CDS encoding ribbon-helix-helix domain-containing protein; amino-acid sequence: MNEKPIFKQLNFKLSEKQLEDLEKLSSAMGNVSKSNLIRIAITEYIMKYNELLE
- a CDS encoding zinc ribbon domain-containing protein, with product MVKCNQCGHIMEETANFCSECGNPIGVSSTNEPPKTTSLSKHNGLNIHTPKTIKMLDNPLKFTVTIPVVQERSAESKATATLLMGFVGFAATSGNILHKQMDGYVSTHKKGLKISFGKKYAKDVKIEWDKIVDVKKRGVLTKEIIMYLINEDYLTFRFGSINKLYPVIKENMCGVIPENLEKKGWD
- a CDS encoding Shedu anti-phage system protein SduA domain-containing protein gives rise to the protein MVKQEKFKISSKIPSEIRVYRQKIDKIVKLEHRYWKEIQKKKSLFKEIDADLDRKIESIFPSNVSIRIYACKNGIILLRYIEFNMPTKFQIFYSLTPLETFMNAVPIPTESGEFLIPMPLGENYQFINCIFNNVTIKWLNISSYLYGNSNLIEIEDALTDLDIYVNGMLNNSHFEVGVTKQEDKKNIIKVFKEKLKEFEELLKKAQVEEDIQKFLNKNPLLIQPHSKKIPKQKLGEDWVTDFVLINILDQGHKYTFVEIEKSDMPILTKNNEFTSKFKHAEKQILDWDIWLEKNLNYIKNKLKSFEYPPDYLIIGGRSKDMGENEKQYIKAYNRKNDITFLTYDDLLKRAEEFVKSLEDN
- a CDS encoding zinc ribbon domain-containing protein — its product is MVKCPECGSKNDNGNVYCSECGNNLKILSKTSNFNKKAILLGIIILYFLLTISGNLKFNNLPMILISIILSYFISGFITGYTADRLYTRSSILNGLVVGIIITIPMSILVSELASDYDPEFTYYSFIFLLLMIFLCGLGGGLGGYIKLKKNLGKSKEVMI